A single Bacillus sp. HMF5848 DNA region contains:
- the pulA gene encoding type I pullulanase, whose translation MAVQKQINYNISYGDGSVFSKSFDEKYTYNGDDLGVTYTKEDTTFRLWAPTAEEAYVNIYEKYDSENGQSHPLVKAENGTWSVTLTGDLAGKYYTYKVRIEEEWNEAVDPYARAVGVNGDKGAIIDLADTTPVGWPGTKPPLAAPTDAIIYELHVRDASMHPESGIQHKGKYLGLTELGTKGPGGIQTGLDHIKSLGVTHVQLLPVYDYSTDSVDETRLDEEQYNWGYDPKNYNAPEGSYATNPYDPASRIKELKQLIKTMHDNGLRVIMDVVYNHVFDAYRMSFTKLVPGYYFRYDVPGEKLADGSACGNDTASERTMVRKFIVDSVCYWAKEYGFDGFRFDLMGLHDVDTMNEIRARLDQIDPTIMTIGEGWVLNTPLSEEQKANQENASKMPRIAHFNDYLRDGLKGSVFYEDEAGFVNGKKNSELDMKKGIVGGIAYDKDIRTFADEPNQTVSYVEAHDNHTVWDKLELTNPSDSELDRKKMHRLATAIVLTSQGIAFLHAGQEFMRTKGGDENSYKSPTSVNWLDWQRCYEFGEDVDYVRSLISIRRKHPAFRMQTTEQIRKHLFFEKAPKNCVAYTLRNHANDDDCETIFVIHNANRKEVEVTLPSSVSKWDELLSNEAKVNKRTVLVPPLSTVILGSQTK comes from the coding sequence ATGGCTGTACAAAAACAAATTAATTATAATATTTCATACGGTGATGGCTCTGTTTTTTCAAAGTCTTTTGACGAAAAGTATACATATAACGGTGATGACCTAGGTGTAACTTATACGAAAGAGGATACAACGTTCCGTCTATGGGCTCCAACGGCTGAAGAAGCTTATGTTAACATTTATGAGAAATATGATAGTGAAAACGGCCAGTCCCACCCATTGGTGAAGGCCGAGAATGGGACTTGGTCTGTAACATTGACTGGTGACCTGGCAGGAAAATACTATACTTATAAAGTGCGCATAGAAGAGGAATGGAATGAAGCAGTAGACCCTTATGCACGTGCAGTTGGCGTAAACGGTGATAAAGGGGCTATCATTGATTTAGCGGATACGACTCCTGTTGGTTGGCCAGGTACGAAACCACCTCTTGCAGCACCGACAGATGCTATTATTTATGAACTTCATGTTCGCGATGCCTCGATGCATCCAGAGAGTGGGATTCAGCATAAAGGAAAATATCTTGGTTTAACAGAGTTAGGTACAAAAGGACCAGGTGGCATTCAAACTGGCTTAGACCATATTAAATCGTTAGGCGTGACGCATGTTCAGCTTTTGCCGGTGTATGACTATTCGACAGATAGTGTTGATGAAACACGACTAGATGAAGAGCAATACAATTGGGGATATGATCCGAAAAACTATAATGCGCCAGAAGGGTCTTATGCAACAAATCCGTATGACCCAGCTAGTCGTATTAAAGAGTTAAAGCAACTCATTAAAACAATGCACGATAATGGATTGCGTGTCATTATGGATGTTGTTTATAATCATGTGTTTGATGCGTATCGAATGAGCTTTACAAAGCTTGTACCTGGCTATTATTTTCGATATGACGTACCAGGAGAAAAGCTTGCGGATGGTTCAGCATGTGGAAACGATACAGCAAGCGAACGCACGATGGTACGTAAATTCATTGTCGATTCGGTTTGCTATTGGGCAAAGGAATATGGATTTGACGGTTTCCGTTTCGATTTAATGGGACTACATGATGTAGATACGATGAATGAAATTCGTGCTCGTTTAGATCAAATTGACCCGACTATCATGACGATAGGAGAAGGCTGGGTTTTAAATACACCACTTAGTGAAGAGCAAAAAGCGAATCAAGAAAATGCGAGTAAAATGCCAAGAATCGCTCATTTTAACGATTACTTACGCGATGGATTAAAGGGAAGTGTGTTTTACGAGGATGAAGCGGGCTTTGTAAATGGGAAAAAGAATAGCGAGCTAGACATGAAAAAAGGGATTGTTGGTGGAATTGCGTATGATAAAGACATTCGGACATTTGCTGACGAACCAAACCAAACAGTAAGCTATGTGGAAGCACATGATAATCATACGGTGTGGGACAAGCTTGAGCTCACAAACCCATCTGATAGCGAGCTGGACCGTAAGAAAATGCACCGTCTTGCGACAGCTATTGTGTTAACATCTCAAGGGATAGCGTTTTTACATGCTGGTCAGGAATTTATGCGTACAAAAGGTGGCGACGAAAATAGTTACAAATCACCGACAAGTGTGAACTGGCTAGATTGGCAGCGTTGCTATGAATTTGGTGAAGATGTGGACTATGTTAGAAGTTTGATTTCAATTCGCCGCAAACATCCTGCATTTCGTATGCAAACGACAGAGCAAATTCGCAAGCATTTATTTTTCGAAAAAGCACCGAAAAACTGTGTAGCATATACACTTCGCAACCATGCAAATGACGATGATTGTGAAACGATTTTCGTTATTCACAATGCTAATCGAAAAGAAGTAGAAGTCACTTTGCCGAGTTCTGTAAGCAAATGGGATGAGTTACTTAGTAATGAAGCAAAAGTAAATAAACGCACAGTGCTTGTACCACCGCTATCAACGGTGATTTTGGGTAGTCAAACGAAATAA
- a CDS encoding TetR/AcrR family transcriptional regulator: protein MMAKGFSEQEKHVIRDKLYEEGKALFSQYGLKKTSISQITKAVGIAQGSFYLFFTSKEELYFDILEQEEAEMKAELLPLLSSGMTPDILKEILLIGLKQFEERPFFKNMLMGDDMEVLMRKLPADRLHAHITNDQDAFYPFIQKWKQEGILKEGKPDVIVGMIRAFFTIILHKKEIGEDIYPETAELLADCIANGIIVSKGE from the coding sequence ATGATGGCAAAGGGTTTTTCGGAGCAAGAAAAACATGTTATTCGCGACAAGCTTTATGAAGAAGGCAAAGCATTATTTAGTCAATATGGACTAAAAAAAACAAGTATTAGCCAAATAACAAAGGCTGTTGGAATTGCCCAAGGATCCTTTTATTTATTTTTTACATCGAAAGAGGAACTATACTTTGACATATTAGAACAAGAAGAAGCAGAAATGAAAGCTGAACTACTCCCTCTTTTATCGAGTGGTATGACACCTGACATACTAAAAGAGATTCTATTAATAGGGCTAAAACAATTCGAGGAACGGCCATTTTTTAAAAATATGTTAATGGGAGATGATATGGAGGTTTTGATGAGAAAGCTTCCTGCAGACCGATTACATGCACATATTACCAATGACCAAGATGCATTCTATCCTTTTATTCAAAAATGGAAGCAGGAAGGTATTTTAAAAGAAGGAAAACCAGATGTTATTGTTGGAATGATTAGAGCGTTTTTTACCATTATCCTCCATAAAAAGGAGATTGGAGAAGACATATACCCTGAAACAGCTGAGCTACTTGCGGATTGTATTGCCAATGGGATTATTGTCTCGAAGGGAGAGTAG
- a CDS encoding ABC transporter ATP-binding protein yields the protein MIEVKNLTYRYPNKKDDVIKGVDFHVDSGEIFGFLGPSGAGKSTIQKILIRILKEYKGHVSVGGKELSQLSNDYYEKIGVAFEFPNFYRKFTGLENLAFFQKMYKSNTIAPLELMRLVGLEGDANAPFDSYSKGMKMRLNFCRALLNDPDILFLDEPTSGLDPVNGNRMKELILEQKEKGKTVILTTHNMMAADQLCDRVAFIVDGKIALIDSPKQLKVKNGEKVVKVEYENGASVATEDFALEGLSSNKEFHRILESETVITMHTQEATLEDIFIKTTGRKLT from the coding sequence ATGATTGAAGTGAAAAATTTAACGTATCGCTATCCCAATAAGAAGGACGATGTCATAAAAGGTGTCGACTTTCATGTAGATAGCGGAGAAATCTTTGGATTTTTAGGACCATCAGGTGCTGGTAAGAGCACCATTCAAAAGATTTTGATTCGTATTTTAAAAGAATATAAAGGTCATGTATCGGTCGGTGGAAAAGAGTTAAGTCAATTAAGTAATGATTATTATGAAAAGATTGGTGTTGCCTTTGAGTTTCCAAACTTCTATCGAAAATTTACCGGTTTAGAAAACCTTGCATTTTTTCAAAAAATGTACAAATCAAATACGATTGCTCCGTTAGAGCTTATGAGATTAGTTGGCCTAGAAGGAGATGCGAATGCTCCCTTCGATAGCTATTCAAAAGGAATGAAAATGAGACTTAATTTTTGTCGAGCACTGTTAAATGATCCAGATATTTTATTTTTAGATGAGCCAACGTCAGGACTAGATCCGGTGAATGGCAACCGCATGAAGGAATTAATCCTTGAGCAAAAGGAAAAAGGAAAAACAGTAATATTAACGACACACAACATGATGGCGGCTGACCAGCTTTGTGACCGAGTTGCTTTCATTGTCGATGGAAAAATCGCTTTAATTGATTCCCCTAAGCAACTTAAGGTGAAAAATGGCGAAAAGGTTGTAAAGGTAGAGTATGAAAATGGGGCTTCTGTTGCTACGGAAGACTTTGCCCTCGAAGGGTTAAGTAGCAATAAAGAGTTTCATAGAATACTAGAAAGTGAAACGGTTATTACGATGCATACCCAAGAAGCGACGTTAGAGGATATTTTCATAAAAACAACAGGGAGGAAGCTCACATGA
- a CDS encoding ATP-binding cassette domain-containing protein, whose amino-acid sequence MLSVNIQKKMPNFTIDVDFQVENEIAILFGPSGSGKTTILNCISGLTRPDTGTISLFETILFKGKKHALPIQKRNVGYLFQDYALFPHMTVIKNIEYGSKDNSLVKQLITVLDIPHLLNKYPRQISGGEKQRVALARALATKPQILLLDEPFSALDQEIREECQSELLRLHSIWNIPVIMVTHDLQEAKKIGSQILRMSNGIITERITNQNEQNSLLTF is encoded by the coding sequence ATGCTTTCTGTAAATATTCAAAAGAAAATGCCTAACTTTACGATTGATGTTGATTTTCAAGTGGAAAATGAAATAGCAATATTATTTGGTCCATCGGGATCAGGTAAAACAACCATTCTTAACTGTATATCAGGTCTGACCAGACCAGATACAGGGACTATCTCACTATTCGAAACAATACTCTTCAAAGGGAAAAAACATGCATTGCCTATTCAAAAAAGGAATGTTGGTTACTTATTTCAGGATTACGCATTATTCCCGCATATGACTGTTATTAAAAATATTGAATATGGTAGTAAGGATAACAGCCTTGTTAAACAATTAATAACAGTTCTTGATATTCCGCACCTTCTTAACAAATATCCTAGACAAATTTCTGGGGGAGAAAAACAAAGAGTGGCTTTAGCACGGGCTTTAGCAACCAAACCACAGATATTATTACTTGATGAACCATTTTCTGCATTGGATCAAGAGATTCGAGAAGAATGTCAGTCAGAATTATTGCGGCTCCATAGTATATGGAATATTCCCGTGATTATGGTTACACATGACCTTCAAGAAGCTAAAAAAATAGGTAGTCAAATCCTTCGAATGAGTAACGGAATAATTACAGAAAGAATTACAAATCAAAATGAACAGAATAGTCTTCTAACATTTTAG
- the modB gene encoding molybdate ABC transporter permease subunit, protein MNYSPLFLSLKVASIATFIVFIFGVFLARVVSRNEFPGKNVIESIILLPMVLPPTVVGFGLLFLFGKNGPIGSLLLDWFDFQIVFTWIGAVIASVVVSFPLMYQSASAAFRNFDLNVENAALTMGASKWKVFWTISFPLAFPGLLAGIVLTFARALGEFGATLMLAGYIPNKTDTIPIAIYFAVESGKTEIATTWVIIIVLLGFSSIMWLNWWTKRNILKFSANTND, encoded by the coding sequence ATGAATTATTCACCATTATTCCTATCCTTAAAAGTAGCAAGTATAGCAACCTTTATTGTTTTTATCTTTGGAGTTTTTTTAGCAAGAGTTGTGTCTCGAAACGAATTCCCAGGTAAAAATGTGATTGAGTCGATTATCTTATTACCAATGGTATTACCACCTACTGTTGTAGGATTTGGACTATTATTTTTATTTGGTAAAAACGGTCCTATTGGTAGTTTATTATTAGACTGGTTTGACTTTCAAATAGTATTCACATGGATTGGGGCTGTCATCGCTTCTGTTGTCGTTTCTTTTCCACTTATGTATCAGAGTGCATCTGCTGCATTTAGAAATTTTGACTTGAATGTAGAAAATGCTGCACTCACAATGGGTGCATCAAAATGGAAGGTATTCTGGACGATATCTTTTCCTCTTGCATTTCCAGGATTACTTGCAGGTATTGTTCTTACTTTTGCAAGAGCTTTAGGGGAGTTTGGAGCAACGTTAATGCTTGCTGGTTATATTCCTAATAAAACAGATACGATTCCAATAGCTATCTACTTTGCTGTTGAATCAGGAAAAACGGAGATTGCGACCACTTGGGTTATCATTATTGTTCTCCTTGGATTTAGTTCCATCATGTGGCTGAATTGGTGGACTAAACGTAATATATTAAAATTCTCAGCGAATACAAATGATTAG
- the modA gene encoding molybdate ABC transporter substrate-binding protein: MKRFKLVTVILFVFLFLIGCNNQGASESTSNKHNKKSEVLVSAAASLTDALLELEKTFESTYTSVDISYNFGGSGTLAQQILQGAPTDVFLSANQNWMDTLEAEEHILPETRINFTGNKIVLIAQKEKSYDINSFEDINQSPIGQISIGNPDSVPAGKYAKESLVSIGKWEQLQEKVVLAKDVRQVLAYVQSGNTDLGFVYSSDASISERVEILAEANSDWHTPIVYPAAVIADSDNAEAAKLFVQFLQTDAAKDILAQYGFK; this comes from the coding sequence ATGAAACGTTTTAAGTTAGTCACTGTTATTCTGTTTGTATTTTTGTTTTTAATCGGATGTAACAATCAAGGGGCAAGCGAATCTACTAGCAACAAACATAACAAAAAAAGTGAGGTACTAGTCTCTGCAGCAGCAAGTTTAACAGATGCTTTGTTAGAGTTAGAAAAAACTTTTGAATCTACTTATACTTCAGTGGATATTTCATATAATTTCGGAGGATCAGGAACTCTAGCCCAACAAATTCTACAGGGCGCACCAACGGACGTCTTTCTATCCGCCAACCAAAACTGGATGGACACCCTTGAAGCAGAAGAACACATCTTACCTGAAACGAGAATTAATTTTACTGGAAACAAAATTGTACTTATTGCACAAAAAGAAAAGTCATATGATATAAATTCATTTGAGGATATTAATCAAAGTCCAATAGGCCAAATTTCTATTGGAAATCCAGATAGTGTACCTGCTGGAAAATACGCAAAGGAATCGCTTGTTAGTATTGGAAAATGGGAGCAACTGCAAGAGAAGGTTGTTTTGGCGAAAGATGTTCGGCAAGTCTTAGCTTATGTACAATCAGGTAATACAGATCTAGGGTTTGTATACTCTAGTGACGCTTCCATTTCTGAACGAGTAGAAATTTTAGCAGAAGCGAATTCAGATTGGCATACACCAATTGTGTATCCTGCAGCAGTAATAGCAGACAGTGATAATGCTGAAGCTGCAAAGTTATTTGTCCAATTTCTGCAAACCGATGCTGCAAAAGATATTTTAGCTCAATATGGATTTAAGTAA
- a CDS encoding helix-turn-helix transcriptional regulator — MPENESYTTEEIAQILKVSKLTVYDLIKKGKLPAYRVGRQMRVDASDLEEYKNKEKRIRKSEGSIVKGNNTVKIPQQNSRSVIISGQDNCLDLLTKYLEKEAIGIRPLRSYVGSLDSLITMYKGEADIVSTHLYDSETGEFNIPYIRRILVSNPLIVVNLITRQSGFYVAKGNPKKISKFKDLLSDNVKLINREKGSGARIFLDEKLREEGICPADIKGYLNEETSHLGVGGIISKGVADVGIGTEKVAKIVGVDFIPLINERYDLVMLKSEENKQLISTILRILQSGTLKEELASIGYDVSNTGNIMYEQ; from the coding sequence ATGCCTGAGAATGAGTCTTATACAACAGAAGAAATTGCTCAAATTCTAAAGGTATCGAAATTGACCGTTTACGATCTTATAAAAAAAGGGAAATTACCAGCATATAGAGTCGGAAGACAAATGAGAGTGGATGCTTCAGATCTTGAGGAATATAAGAACAAGGAAAAAAGGATTCGGAAAAGTGAAGGCTCAATCGTCAAAGGCAATAATACTGTGAAAATTCCTCAGCAAAATTCGCGGTCAGTAATAATAAGTGGACAAGACAACTGCCTAGATTTGCTTACAAAGTATCTTGAAAAAGAGGCAATAGGGATAAGACCACTTCGTTCGTATGTTGGCAGTTTAGACAGCTTGATAACTATGTATAAAGGAGAAGCAGATATTGTAAGCACTCATTTATATGATAGTGAAACTGGAGAATTCAATATTCCTTACATAAGAAGAATATTAGTAAGCAACCCCTTGATAGTAGTAAATTTAATAACGAGACAATCCGGATTCTATGTTGCTAAAGGGAATCCAAAGAAAATAAGTAAATTTAAAGATTTGTTAAGTGATAATGTAAAACTAATAAATCGAGAAAAGGGATCGGGAGCACGAATCTTTCTTGATGAAAAGTTAAGAGAGGAAGGGATCTGCCCTGCAGATATAAAAGGTTATCTTAATGAAGAAACTAGTCATTTAGGTGTTGGAGGAATCATTTCAAAAGGAGTTGCTGATGTTGGTATTGGCACAGAAAAAGTAGCGAAGATTGTCGGAGTTGATTTTATTCCCTTAATTAATGAAAGATATGATTTAGTAATGTTAAAGTCCGAGGAGAATAAACAATTGATTTCAACAATTCTTAGAATACTTCAATCAGGTACTCTTAAAGAAGAGTTAGCATCAATTGGATATGATGTATCTAATACAGGTAATATTATGTATGAGCAATAG
- a CDS encoding ABC transporter permease subunit — protein sequence MSSFWDLVRFEYKKIFKRKSTYITLFLALLAIVLGNVGTLIGHHYVDGIPKESKYESMVTDIEYARALAGRKLDSSLLLETREAYAKIPEKERYITTMEYEQYARPYSSIRRIMIPVYNTGAQRFALEDLQNLSTKQAEDFYTIRQSKVQDVVQNTSLRDRSKEKLLHLDSNVKKPFVFDSIEGYQRFLVVMYTTGVMCCFAVAICIAPIFSEEYGTGAAQLILSSKYGKNKVIFAKLFTGISFATIIYMFLAVITYLECMFLYGFDGALAAFQLFQPLSVYPFNMWQVSAIFAGCILLANIFTVAITLLLSSKFKSPFGVIIIISVITFTPMMMSVSETNILLYNLFHLLPSNMMTIWSTLSPIQYEMINVSVSPFIFMPIFSLLMTIVLLPFAYHSFKNHQVL from the coding sequence ATGAGTAGTTTTTGGGATCTTGTAAGGTTTGAATATAAGAAGATCTTTAAAAGGAAAAGTACATATATAACACTATTTTTAGCATTGTTAGCTATTGTTTTAGGAAATGTAGGAACACTCATAGGCCACCATTATGTTGATGGTATACCAAAGGAAAGTAAGTATGAATCTATGGTTACCGACATAGAGTATGCAAGAGCACTAGCCGGGCGAAAGCTTGATTCTAGCTTACTTTTAGAGACAAGAGAAGCATACGCAAAAATCCCTGAAAAAGAACGCTATATAACAACCATGGAATATGAGCAATATGCCCGACCATACAGCAGCATAAGAAGAATTATGATACCTGTATATAATACAGGAGCTCAGAGATTCGCACTTGAGGATCTTCAAAATCTAAGCACAAAACAAGCAGAAGATTTTTATACCATTAGACAATCCAAAGTACAAGATGTCGTTCAGAACACATCGTTACGTGATAGATCAAAAGAAAAGTTACTACACCTAGACTCAAATGTAAAAAAACCATTTGTGTTTGATTCAATAGAAGGTTATCAGAGATTTCTAGTTGTCATGTATACAACAGGGGTAATGTGTTGCTTTGCAGTTGCTATTTGTATTGCTCCCATTTTTTCAGAAGAATACGGTACAGGCGCTGCTCAATTGATTCTGTCGTCGAAGTACGGGAAAAATAAAGTTATTTTTGCAAAGCTATTCACTGGTATTTCATTTGCCACAATTATTTACATGTTTCTAGCAGTCATTACTTATTTGGAGTGTATGTTTTTATATGGATTCGACGGAGCTTTGGCAGCCTTCCAATTATTTCAACCACTAAGTGTATATCCATTCAATATGTGGCAGGTATCAGCTATCTTCGCAGGTTGTATATTACTTGCAAACATTTTTACGGTTGCTATCACTTTGTTACTTTCATCGAAGTTCAAATCACCTTTTGGTGTTATCATTATCATTAGCGTGATCACTTTTACACCTATGATGATGAGCGTGTCAGAAACAAATATCTTGCTATATAATTTGTTTCATTTGCTTCCGTCTAATATGATGACAATTTGGTCAACTTTATCGCCTATTCAATATGAAATGATAAACGTATCAGTGTCTCCTTTTATATTTATGCCGATATTTTCATTATTGATGACCATCGTTCTTTTACCATTTGCATATCACAGTTTTAAAAATCACCAGGTTCTTTGA
- a CDS encoding ABC transporter ATP-binding protein gives MELNIDRLTKQYENKIAVDRISITLSKGVYGLLGANGAGKTTLIRMMCGVLKPTSGEVTFNGIDVQQEEYREALGYLPQEFGYYPEFTAIEFLYYMASLKGLNKKRAKEKSAELLELVSLTDVRKKKIKTFSGGMKQRLGIAQALLNNPKILILDEPTAGLDPKERVRFRNLISRLGAERIVLLSTHIVSDIENIAGTILMMKDGQFIHRGSLEEIIRVIDHKVFECNVDPQTAEKMMSTYPVINIRENESNVFLRLVCDKKPCEQAHSVQATLEDLYLYYFSEVSDNE, from the coding sequence GTGGAACTTAACATAGACCGCTTAACAAAGCAATATGAAAACAAAATTGCTGTTGATCGCATTTCTATTACACTCAGTAAAGGAGTTTATGGACTATTAGGCGCTAATGGGGCAGGAAAAACTACATTAATACGTATGATGTGTGGTGTACTCAAACCTACCAGTGGGGAAGTGACGTTTAACGGAATAGATGTGCAGCAAGAAGAGTATCGGGAAGCTTTAGGCTATTTACCTCAAGAATTTGGTTATTATCCAGAATTTACAGCCATAGAGTTTTTGTATTATATGGCAAGTTTGAAGGGACTAAACAAAAAAAGAGCAAAAGAAAAGTCAGCGGAACTTCTAGAACTAGTGTCACTAACCGATGTAAGAAAAAAGAAAATAAAAACTTTTTCTGGTGGAATGAAACAGCGGCTAGGCATTGCCCAGGCTTTGCTCAACAATCCGAAAATCTTAATTTTGGACGAACCAACTGCGGGACTAGATCCTAAAGAACGGGTGCGTTTCCGTAACCTTATTTCTCGTCTTGGTGCGGAAAGAATTGTACTTTTATCTACACACATCGTATCTGACATTGAAAATATAGCTGGTACTATATTAATGATGAAAGATGGACAGTTTATTCATAGGGGAAGTTTAGAAGAGATTATAAGAGTAATTGATCATAAGGTTTTTGAATGTAACGTTGATCCCCAAACAGCAGAAAAAATGATGTCAACTTACCCTGTCATTAATATTAGAGAAAATGAGTCCAATGTGTTTTTGCGGCTAGTGTGTGATAAAAAACCTTGTGAGCAGGCCCATAGTGTACAGGCTACATTAGAAGACTTATATTTATACTACTTTAGTGAGGTGAGTGACAATGAGTAG
- a CDS encoding RNA polymerase sigma factor: MSLDLEDQYDKIYRYCYFKTRNQQLAEDLTQETFLKYFSQTSYINRGKPLAYLYTIARNLCIDANKKIKVESLQQDIPVGSEFDRFATNFEVKQAVESLSKDLQELVLLRYVNDLSLAEVSSIAGCSRFVIYRKLQKALKNLKQMLREDDFFE, translated from the coding sequence GTGTCTTTAGATCTCGAAGATCAATACGATAAAATCTATCGATATTGTTATTTTAAAACAAGAAATCAGCAATTAGCAGAAGATTTGACACAGGAAACGTTCTTGAAATATTTTAGTCAAACTTCTTATATCAATCGAGGGAAGCCTCTTGCATACCTCTATACCATTGCTAGAAATCTGTGTATTGATGCCAATAAAAAGATAAAAGTGGAGTCCTTACAGCAGGATATTCCAGTAGGAAGTGAGTTTGATAGGTTTGCAACAAATTTTGAAGTCAAACAGGCAGTAGAATCCTTATCAAAAGATTTACAGGAGCTCGTTTTACTTCGCTATGTAAATGACTTGTCATTAGCAGAAGTTAGTAGCATTGCAGGCTGTTCTCGATTTGTTATTTATCGAAAGTTACAGAAAGCACTAAAGAATTTAAAACAGATGCTAAGGGAGGATGATTTTTTTGAATAG
- a CDS encoding GNAT family N-acetyltransferase produces the protein MEFKEITWDNLWDVLALKVNETQKKFVADNAVFLAQAYVNVKYGYPDSCFAIYEKSELVGFTKVVYVPSCEEAYNFKEDCYMIDVLMIDKKYQKHGFGKKALKMILQYIESCPFGEYDSIKLLCNDENINAIHVYHSFGFISTDVIIRGRRLFTRNKT, from the coding sequence ATGGAGTTTAAAGAAATTACGTGGGATAATCTCTGGGATGTTTTAGCGTTAAAAGTGAATGAAACGCAAAAAAAATTTGTTGCTGATAATGCAGTATTCTTGGCTCAGGCATACGTAAATGTAAAGTATGGGTATCCTGATAGCTGTTTCGCCATATATGAAAAGAGCGAGTTAGTAGGTTTTACAAAAGTAGTATATGTTCCCTCTTGTGAAGAAGCATATAATTTTAAAGAAGATTGCTATATGATCGATGTGTTAATGATTGATAAAAAATATCAAAAACATGGCTTTGGAAAAAAGGCATTAAAAATGATTTTACAATATATTGAGTCCTGCCCGTTTGGAGAATATGATTCAATCAAGCTTTTATGTAATGATGAAAATATTAATGCAATACATGTATATCATAGCTTTGGTTTTATAAGTACTGATGTAATTATAAGAGGAAGAAGACTTTTTACTCGTAATAAAACATGA